From Blastochloris viridis, one genomic window encodes:
- a CDS encoding dihydrolipoyl dehydrogenase family protein has product MAQPLTPDLCVIGAGAGGLTVAAAAAALGVPVVVIERHRMGGDCLNTGCVPSKALLAAAKRAHAIRTASAFGIAAAEPAVDFAAVMAQVRGVQAAIAPNDSAERFTALGVTVIRAEGRFVAPDRVVAGDAEIAARRFVIATGSVPAIPDIAGLAETPFLTTDTVWDVAALPRHLAIVGAGPVGCELAQAFRRLGARVTVLDGGRPLAGEDPECSAAVAAALAHEGVELRTGIRIAGVRRDGDGVAIDLDDGAQRHGVIASHLLIAAGRRPAVDSLGLAQAGIASSSRGIAVDRGLRTTNRRVYAIGDVGGGAMFTHLAGHQGTLVIRNALFRLPVSFDPDLIPRVTFTDPELAHIGLGEAAARARCRDVRVVRWPVRDNDRAQTEHDTAGFIKVVTTPRGRILGVSIVGAGAGEIIATWSFALARRSNIRAFTSFVLPYPTVSEIGRRVALAFFAPRLTSPLVKRLIGLLRWLG; this is encoded by the coding sequence ATGGCGCAGCCTCTGACCCCCGATCTGTGCGTGATCGGCGCTGGCGCCGGCGGCCTCACGGTGGCGGCCGCGGCGGCGGCGTTGGGCGTGCCGGTGGTGGTGATCGAGCGCCATCGGATGGGCGGCGACTGTCTCAACACCGGCTGCGTGCCGTCCAAGGCGCTGCTGGCCGCCGCCAAGCGCGCCCACGCCATCCGCACCGCCAGCGCGTTCGGCATCGCCGCCGCCGAACCCGCGGTCGACTTCGCCGCGGTGATGGCGCAGGTCCGCGGCGTGCAGGCGGCGATCGCGCCGAACGATTCCGCCGAGCGCTTCACTGCGCTCGGCGTCACCGTGATCCGGGCGGAGGGCCGCTTCGTCGCGCCCGACCGCGTGGTCGCCGGCGATGCCGAGATCGCGGCGCGGCGGTTCGTGATCGCCACCGGCTCGGTGCCGGCGATCCCGGACATCGCGGGGCTGGCCGAGACGCCGTTTCTCACCACCGACACCGTGTGGGATGTCGCGGCGCTGCCGCGTCACCTCGCCATCGTCGGCGCCGGCCCGGTCGGCTGCGAGCTGGCGCAGGCGTTCCGCCGGCTGGGCGCGCGCGTCACGGTGCTCGACGGCGGCCGCCCGCTCGCCGGCGAGGACCCCGAGTGCAGCGCGGCGGTGGCCGCGGCACTGGCGCACGAGGGGGTGGAGCTGCGCACCGGCATCCGCATCGCCGGCGTCCGCCGCGACGGCGACGGCGTCGCCATCGACCTCGACGACGGCGCGCAACGCCATGGCGTTATCGCCTCGCACCTGTTGATCGCCGCCGGCCGGCGGCCGGCGGTGGACAGCCTCGGACTGGCGCAGGCAGGCATTGCGTCGTCATCGCGCGGCATCGCGGTCGACCGCGGCCTGCGCACCACCAACCGCCGGGTCTATGCCATCGGCGACGTCGGCGGCGGTGCCATGTTCACCCACCTCGCCGGCCATCAAGGCACGCTGGTGATAAGGAATGCGCTGTTCCGGCTGCCGGTGTCGTTCGATCCCGACCTGATCCCGCGCGTCACCTTCACCGACCCCGAGCTTGCCCATATCGGGCTCGGCGAGGCCGCCGCGCGCGCCCGTTGCCGCGACGTCCGGGTGGTGCGCTGGCCGGTGCGCGACAACGACCGCGCCCAGACCGAGCACGACACCGCAGGGTTCATCAAGGTGGTGACGACGCCGCGCGGCCGCATCCTCGGTGTCAGCATCGTCGGCGCCGGCGCCGGCGAGATAATCGCCACCTGGTCGTTTGCGTTGGCGAGGCGAAGCAACATTCGGGCTTTCACCAGCTTCGTCTTGCCCTATCCAACCGTTTCTGAAATTGGAAGGCGGGTAGCACTCGCCTTCTTCGCGCCGCGTTTGACCAGCCCACTGGTGAAACGTCTCATCGGGCTTCTGCGTTGGCTCGGGTGA
- a CDS encoding sensor histidine kinase has product MVAEVAIFVPSVAHYRLVWLADRLAAAHTAALVWAAVPDGAIPASLTRDLLISVNAHAVALKTPDTRRLLAIADEVPKVDVNVDTRDVPPWIAIADAFDTLTTENNRILRVVGPTPIPDSFIEIVIDERPLRLAMLIYARNILLLSLAISGMTAALVYAALLSLIVRPIHRLAANMTAFRAHPEDVSRVIVPSARTDEIGLAEHELGAMQRELQSTLQSKSRLAALGLAVSKINHDLRNMMTSAHLLSDRLSAIDSPEVQRFTPMLIRALDRAIGFAESTLTYGAAQEKPPNRQKVAMAPMAEEVRETVGLLPGSAIGWVTAIERDLEVDADPDHLLRILVNLARNAVQALEQRAPNDPARDQVRLAARREGAVVSIEVSDTGPGVPPMARAHLFEAFQGSTRRGGAGLGLAIAAELVRAHGGDIHLVDGTLGATFRITIPDRAVDLSAERRHRARA; this is encoded by the coding sequence ATGGTGGCGGAAGTGGCGATCTTCGTTCCCTCCGTCGCCCATTACCGCCTGGTGTGGCTGGCCGACCGCCTCGCCGCCGCGCACACCGCCGCGCTGGTATGGGCCGCGGTGCCGGACGGCGCGATCCCGGCCAGCCTGACCCGCGATCTGCTGATCAGCGTCAACGCCCACGCGGTGGCGCTGAAGACCCCCGACACCCGACGGCTGCTCGCGATCGCGGACGAGGTGCCCAAGGTCGACGTCAACGTCGACACCCGCGACGTGCCGCCGTGGATCGCCATCGCCGACGCCTTCGACACGCTCACCACCGAGAACAACCGCATCCTGCGCGTGGTCGGCCCGACGCCGATCCCCGACAGCTTCATCGAGATCGTGATCGACGAGCGTCCGCTGCGGCTGGCGATGCTGATCTACGCCCGCAACATTCTTCTGCTGTCGCTGGCGATCTCCGGAATGACGGCGGCGCTGGTCTACGCCGCCCTGCTCAGCCTGATCGTGCGGCCGATCCATCGCCTCGCCGCCAACATGACGGCGTTCCGCGCCCACCCCGAGGACGTCAGCCGCGTCATCGTGCCATCGGCCCGCACCGACGAGATCGGCCTTGCCGAGCACGAGCTCGGCGCCATGCAGCGTGAGCTGCAGAGCACGCTGCAGTCCAAGAGCCGGCTGGCGGCGCTCGGGCTCGCGGTGTCGAAGATCAACCACGACCTGCGCAACATGATGACCTCGGCGCACCTGTTGTCCGACCGGCTGTCGGCGATCGACAGCCCGGAGGTGCAGCGTTTCACGCCGATGCTGATCCGCGCGCTCGACCGCGCTATCGGCTTTGCGGAGTCGACCCTCACCTACGGCGCCGCGCAGGAGAAGCCGCCGAACCGCCAGAAGGTGGCGATGGCGCCGATGGCGGAGGAGGTGCGCGAGACGGTGGGGCTGCTGCCAGGCAGCGCGATCGGCTGGGTGACGGCAATCGAGCGCGACCTCGAAGTCGACGCCGATCCCGATCACCTGCTGCGCATCCTGGTCAATCTCGCGCGCAACGCCGTGCAGGCGCTGGAGCAGCGTGCGCCCAACGATCCCGCCCGCGATCAGGTGCGGCTGGCGGCGCGGCGCGAGGGCGCGGTGGTGTCGATCGAGGTTTCCGACACCGGGCCCGGCGTACCGCCCATGGCGCGCGCGCACCTGTTTGAGGCGTTCCAGGGCTCGACCCGGCGCGGCGGTGCCGGCCTTGGTCTTGCGATCGCCGCCGAACTGGTGCGCGCGCACGGCGGCGACATTCACCTCGTCGACGGCACGCTCGGCGCAACGTTCCGCATCACCATTCCCGACCGTGCCGTCGATCTGAGTGCTGAACGCCGACACCGCGCACGCGCCTGA